The following coding sequences lie in one Thalassoglobus polymorphus genomic window:
- a CDS encoding multiheme c-type cytochrome, translated as MALSGCVQQPPPEKDSSSKNESHTESPVETKAVAPAPIPQEKFVGSQVCATCHQEQFDTYSLSAHSQSLSIVDPDAEPADGEFIHDKSQHTFSIFRKDGELYHRDELTADGEVIAQAEHPLKYLIGSGKHSRSYLVEVDGFLMESPVTWYESKKRWSVSPGYDVESPVSFERAADVGCVVCHAGNVERVAGSLHRLKFHELSIGCERCHGAGGDHVDLAQAQGDQLLEAKPLEATHSDHPNNHIVHPGKLSRKLSEDICAQCHLRGQATTFLPGQSPERFRPGQALASNRIDYFFDSKNAQMSVVGHVEQMRLSRCYTQAETFTCTTCHDMHAPPPVEKASFFRNKCLTCHQVDSCGLAEDHEQRVLKSDNCTTCHMPQSETDIPHIAFTHHRVGIHDDSNPSVATTEQPQVSRLKPHQAPAASNQTLEDRNLGLAYLEVAPAQPSEAAFRQYFSSAVQRLNKYNRAHPGDGDVQAALAQVLMDQDPRVSLRYALSSYNLPSSSPKSKVNALLVQALLAYREQKPTLAIEPLLELQKLRRSSDDTYLLGLCMQGINKEEAIEHFRKASEIQPFRPDILNSLANLLRETGKHEEADEVEKRSLLLMKALNRNEPGSL; from the coding sequence ATGGCACTGAGCGGGTGTGTCCAACAACCTCCTCCGGAAAAGGACTCTTCTTCAAAAAATGAGTCGCATACGGAATCGCCTGTTGAGACGAAAGCTGTTGCTCCAGCTCCGATTCCGCAAGAAAAGTTTGTCGGGAGTCAGGTTTGTGCTACCTGTCATCAGGAGCAATTCGACACATACTCGCTCAGCGCTCACAGCCAGTCGCTCTCGATTGTCGATCCAGATGCTGAACCTGCAGATGGGGAATTTATCCACGATAAATCACAGCACACTTTTTCGATCTTCCGCAAGGATGGGGAACTTTATCACCGAGACGAATTGACTGCCGATGGCGAAGTCATTGCTCAGGCAGAGCATCCGTTGAAGTATCTCATCGGCTCGGGGAAACACTCCAGATCGTACCTGGTCGAGGTTGACGGGTTTTTGATGGAATCACCGGTCACCTGGTATGAATCGAAAAAGCGTTGGAGCGTTTCGCCCGGTTATGATGTCGAGTCCCCAGTCAGTTTTGAACGGGCTGCTGATGTCGGTTGTGTCGTGTGTCATGCCGGGAACGTAGAACGAGTTGCCGGGAGCTTGCATCGGCTAAAGTTTCATGAGCTTTCCATCGGATGTGAACGGTGCCACGGTGCCGGCGGAGACCATGTCGACCTTGCACAGGCTCAAGGCGATCAACTTCTAGAAGCGAAACCACTTGAAGCAACGCACAGTGATCATCCAAATAATCACATTGTTCACCCAGGTAAGTTGTCTCGAAAACTCTCAGAGGACATTTGTGCTCAGTGCCACCTCAGAGGACAAGCGACAACTTTCCTTCCGGGACAAAGTCCCGAACGATTTCGTCCGGGGCAAGCCCTTGCATCGAATCGAATCGACTATTTCTTTGATTCGAAGAACGCCCAGATGTCGGTGGTGGGGCATGTTGAGCAGATGAGGCTCAGCCGTTGCTACACTCAAGCGGAAACCTTCACCTGCACGACCTGCCATGACATGCACGCTCCACCACCTGTTGAGAAGGCGAGCTTCTTTCGAAACAAATGTCTGACATGCCATCAAGTCGATTCTTGTGGCCTCGCAGAGGACCACGAGCAGCGAGTGCTCAAGTCGGACAATTGCACAACCTGTCACATGCCGCAAAGCGAAACCGACATCCCTCACATCGCCTTCACACACCATCGCGTTGGAATCCACGATGACTCGAATCCGAGCGTGGCAACAACTGAGCAACCGCAGGTCTCTCGTTTAAAACCACATCAAGCTCCTGCAGCCTCCAATCAAACACTTGAAGATCGAAATCTTGGCCTGGCTTATCTGGAAGTTGCCCCGGCACAGCCATCTGAAGCTGCGTTTCGTCAATACTTTTCTTCAGCGGTTCAGCGGCTCAACAAATATAATCGAGCCCACCCTGGGGATGGAGATGTTCAGGCTGCTCTCGCTCAGGTTCTTATGGACCAAGACCCACGAGTCAGCTTGAGGTACGCTCTAAGCAGCTACAACCTGCCATCGAGCTCACCGAAGTCGAAAGTCAACGCGCTTCTCGTGCAGGCTCTGCTTGCGTATCGAGAACAGAAACCGACTCTGGCGATTGAGCCCTTACTGGAACTTCAAAAGCTGAGGCGATCGTCGGACGATACGTATTTACTCGGGCTGTGCATGCAGGGGATCAACAAGGAAGAGGCGATTGAGCACTTCAGAAAAGCTTCTGAGATTCAGCCTTTCCGTCCAGACATCCTCAATTCGCTGGCGAATCTTCTCCGAGAAACTGGAAAACACGAAGAAGCTGACGAGGTAGAGAAACGCTCGCTTCTGCTCATGAAAGCTTTGAACAGAAACGAGCCTGGATCTCTATAG
- a CDS encoding DUF1501 domain-containing protein: protein MNPFNHLTRRQLLSRSACGIGTAALASLLTPDTSRAADQAEHLPGHLSQTHFPARAKRVIYLFMHGGPSQMEMFDYKPGLRKMHGKQIPDSVRGDQRLTGMTSGQASFPIASPQQFKFKQHGKSGAWVSELMPHLARRSDDICFIKSMHTEAINHDPAITLLQTGHQQPGRPSLGAWSSYGLGSENANLPSFVVLISDGSASRPTDPLYARLWGTGFLPSSHQGVNFRKSGDPVLYLSNAKGIDPASRRLILDGLADLNHQRYETEGDPEILTRIEQYEMAYRMQTSVPELTDLSSESASTLKMYGEDVTTPGTYAGNCLLARRLAERDVRFIQLYHRGWDQHYNLPSDIRLQCGDIDQPTAALLADLKQRGLLEETLIVWGGEFGRTAYSQGKLSTTDYGRDHHGRCFTMWMAGGGIKPGISYGETDELCYNVVNNPVHVHDLNATILRCMGIDHKKLTFKFQGRDYRLTDVEGNVVEAIMG, encoded by the coding sequence ATGAATCCATTTAACCACCTGACTCGGCGACAACTGCTTTCTCGTAGTGCTTGCGGCATCGGAACGGCGGCGCTCGCCTCACTCTTGACTCCCGATACAAGCCGGGCTGCAGATCAAGCGGAACACCTTCCTGGTCATCTTTCGCAAACGCATTTCCCTGCCAGAGCGAAGCGAGTGATCTACTTGTTCATGCATGGCGGTCCGTCGCAGATGGAGATGTTCGATTACAAACCAGGTCTCCGGAAAATGCACGGGAAGCAGATTCCTGATTCTGTTCGAGGTGATCAACGACTGACCGGGATGACCTCTGGGCAGGCTAGTTTTCCGATTGCTTCGCCACAGCAGTTTAAGTTCAAACAACACGGAAAGAGTGGCGCATGGGTCAGTGAACTGATGCCGCATTTGGCTCGGCGATCCGATGATATTTGTTTCATTAAGTCGATGCACACGGAAGCGATCAATCATGATCCTGCGATCACATTGCTGCAAACGGGACACCAGCAACCCGGTCGCCCCAGTTTGGGGGCTTGGTCGAGTTATGGGTTAGGCAGCGAGAATGCAAACTTGCCGTCGTTCGTCGTGCTCATCTCCGACGGTTCCGCTTCGCGGCCTACCGATCCACTCTATGCTCGCCTGTGGGGGACCGGATTTCTGCCATCGAGTCATCAGGGCGTCAACTTCCGTAAAAGTGGCGATCCAGTCTTGTATCTGTCCAATGCGAAGGGGATTGATCCGGCCTCACGAAGATTGATTCTGGATGGATTGGCAGATCTCAATCATCAGCGTTATGAGACAGAAGGGGACCCGGAAATTCTGACACGCATTGAACAGTACGAAATGGCATATCGCATGCAAACGTCTGTTCCTGAATTAACGGACCTCTCCAGCGAGTCCGCCAGCACCCTCAAAATGTATGGTGAGGATGTCACGACACCCGGAACCTACGCTGGGAATTGTTTGCTTGCTCGACGGTTGGCGGAACGTGATGTGCGCTTCATCCAGCTTTACCATCGTGGCTGGGACCAACACTACAATCTGCCAAGTGACATTCGTTTGCAGTGCGGAGACATCGACCAGCCGACCGCTGCATTGCTTGCTGACCTCAAACAGCGAGGGTTGCTGGAGGAGACTCTCATTGTCTGGGGCGGAGAGTTTGGACGGACGGCATACAGTCAGGGGAAACTGTCGACAACCGATTATGGGCGAGACCACCACGGACGATGTTTCACGATGTGGATGGCAGGGGGAGGAATCAAACCAGGTATCAGCTACGGCGAAACCGATGAGCTTTGCTACAACGTCGTCAATAACCCTGTTCATGTTCACGACTTGAATGCAACGATCCTTCGTTGCATGGGGATCGATCATAAAAAGCTGACGTTCAAGTTTCAGGGTCGTGACTATCGCCTCACGGATGTTGAAGGCAATGTCGTCGAAGCGATTATGGGATAG
- a CDS encoding 3-keto-disaccharide hydrolase — MPSHSPSNILRFAIVCICVLFTCERTTVAEELFNGKDLTGWHIDVPAQDDDPNKESPFIVRNGMLVSLGTPQGHLITDDSYENYRLVVQYRFAGKPGNCGVLVHASTPRALYKMFPKSIEVQMNHKHAGDFWCIVQDIAVPDMVKRRGPKDNWGITEGKGRRILNLTDDSENPVGEWNEMVIECFADQVKVWVNGDLVNHGTQCTASKGQIAVQAEGSEVEFRKLDLTPIKELSKDEDH; from the coding sequence ATGCCAAGCCACTCTCCTTCAAACATCCTTCGATTCGCGATTGTTTGCATTTGTGTACTCTTCACTTGCGAACGCACGACAGTCGCGGAGGAGCTATTCAACGGCAAAGACTTGACCGGCTGGCACATCGACGTCCCCGCCCAAGACGACGATCCGAATAAAGAATCTCCATTCATCGTTCGCAATGGAATGCTGGTCAGTCTGGGGACTCCGCAAGGTCATCTGATCACCGATGACTCCTACGAAAACTATCGACTGGTCGTTCAGTATCGCTTCGCTGGAAAACCGGGGAACTGTGGTGTGCTCGTACATGCATCGACACCACGAGCGCTCTACAAAATGTTCCCAAAGTCGATCGAAGTTCAGATGAACCATAAACACGCCGGTGACTTCTGGTGCATCGTGCAGGACATCGCTGTTCCTGACATGGTCAAGCGACGTGGCCCAAAAGACAACTGGGGAATCACGGAAGGCAAAGGTCGACGAATTCTCAATTTGACGGACGATTCTGAAAACCCAGTGGGCGAATGGAACGAGATGGTCATCGAATGTTTTGCAGATCAGGTCAAAGTTTGGGTCAACGGAGACCTCGTCAACCACGGCACTCAATGCACAGCCTCAAAAGGACAGATTGCAGTACAAGCAGAAGGTTCAGAAGTTGAATTCCGTAAACTCGACCTGACACCAATCAAAGAGCTCTCCAAAGACGAGGATCATTAA
- a CDS encoding YbaN family protein, whose translation MPQSRESKVRITSQQKVESPAPVRNLAGSLQQKVVSGWRRLAYLAVSGVFFLFAVIGILLPGIPTTPFLLVTSYFLVRCSPKLNEKLLNSKYFGPILNDWQTRGVVRRDVKVQAIAAVVIAVSLSLYFGSLSLIPSLSILAIAALGITVVLRLPEPNS comes from the coding sequence ATGCCTCAGAGTCGTGAATCGAAAGTGCGTATTACCTCGCAACAAAAAGTTGAAAGCCCTGCGCCGGTCAGGAATCTGGCTGGCTCTTTGCAACAGAAAGTCGTGTCAGGCTGGAGACGGCTGGCTTATCTGGCGGTGAGCGGAGTCTTTTTTCTTTTTGCGGTGATAGGAATATTGTTGCCGGGGATTCCAACGACTCCTTTTCTTCTGGTGACCAGTTACTTTCTCGTCCGCTGCTCTCCGAAATTGAATGAGAAGTTACTGAACTCAAAATACTTCGGGCCAATTTTGAATGACTGGCAGACGCGCGGAGTAGTGCGCCGAGACGTGAAGGTTCAAGCAATCGCTGCCGTGGTCATCGCAGTCAGTCTATCGCTGTACTTCGGCAGCCTTTCGCTGATCCCCTCGCTCTCAATTCTCGCTATTGCAGCACTGGGCATCACCGTCGTGTTAAGACTCCCTGAACCAAATTCTTGA
- a CDS encoding catalase → MNEHDSKPTTTDAGGPVSSDEHSLTVGPDGPILLHDHYLIEQMANFNRERIPERQPHAKGSGAFGHFEVTNDVSAYTKAALFQPGTKTDTLIRFSTVAGERGSPDTWRDPRGFALKFYTSEGNYDMVGNNTPVFFLRDPLKFQHFIRSQKRRADNGLRDHDMQWDFWTLSPESAHQVTWLMGDRGIPKNWRQMNGYSSHTYMWVNASGERFWVKYHFKTDQGIDYLTQEEADRLAGTDGDYHRRDLFDAIKRGEYPTWSLKVQIMPFEEAKTYRLNPFDLTKVWPHSDYPLHDVGRLTLNRNPTDFHTEIEQAAFEPNNLVPGIGISPDKMLLGRMFAYADSHRHRLGVNYKQIPVNRPQSPVHSYSKDGQMRVDNVSDPVYAPNSKGGPKADGERYPESATWSADGEFTRAAYTLREDDDDFGQAGILVRDVMDDAQRERLVSNVVGHLKAGVSEPVLERAFEYWCNVDKEIGDRIRKGVTGS, encoded by the coding sequence ATGAACGAACACGATTCGAAGCCGACAACGACTGACGCAGGGGGGCCTGTTTCCAGCGACGAGCACTCGCTGACTGTTGGTCCCGATGGTCCGATCTTACTGCACGATCATTACCTGATTGAACAGATGGCCAACTTCAATCGGGAGCGGATTCCAGAGCGGCAACCTCATGCGAAGGGCTCCGGCGCGTTCGGGCATTTCGAAGTGACCAATGATGTGAGCGCTTACACCAAGGCTGCCCTGTTTCAGCCGGGGACGAAGACCGACACTCTGATTCGCTTTTCCACAGTTGCTGGCGAACGAGGAAGCCCCGATACATGGCGTGATCCGCGCGGCTTTGCGTTGAAGTTCTATACCAGCGAGGGCAACTATGACATGGTTGGGAATAACACACCCGTGTTTTTCCTTCGCGATCCTCTGAAGTTTCAGCACTTTATTCGATCTCAAAAACGACGTGCCGACAATGGTCTTCGCGACCACGATATGCAATGGGATTTCTGGACGTTGTCGCCCGAGTCAGCACATCAGGTCACCTGGCTGATGGGGGACCGTGGGATTCCGAAGAATTGGCGGCAGATGAACGGCTATTCAAGCCACACCTACATGTGGGTGAACGCCAGTGGTGAGCGATTCTGGGTGAAGTACCACTTCAAAACCGATCAAGGAATCGACTACCTGACACAGGAAGAGGCAGACCGGCTTGCTGGTACAGATGGTGATTATCACCGGCGAGATCTCTTTGATGCCATCAAGCGGGGTGAGTATCCCACCTGGTCCCTCAAGGTTCAGATCATGCCGTTCGAGGAAGCCAAAACGTATCGCCTGAATCCCTTTGATCTGACCAAGGTCTGGCCGCACAGCGACTATCCACTCCATGATGTCGGTCGGTTAACCCTCAATCGGAATCCGACAGACTTCCATACGGAGATCGAACAGGCTGCATTTGAGCCGAACAATCTGGTGCCGGGGATCGGCATTAGCCCCGACAAAATGCTGCTTGGTCGTATGTTTGCCTATGCCGACTCACACCGGCATCGCCTCGGAGTGAATTACAAGCAAATCCCCGTCAATCGTCCGCAAAGCCCTGTCCACAGTTACAGCAAAGACGGACAGATGCGAGTGGATAACGTCAGCGACCCGGTCTACGCTCCAAATTCGAAAGGTGGTCCGAAGGCGGATGGTGAACGCTATCCCGAGTCCGCGACCTGGTCGGCCGATGGAGAGTTCACTCGAGCTGCGTACACGCTACGCGAGGATGATGATGACTTCGGTCAGGCCGGAATTCTGGTGCGTGATGTCATGGACGATGCACAACGTGAGCGACTGGTCTCCAACGTCGTCGGTCATCTGAAGGCAGGCGTCTCCGAGCCAGTTCTAGAGCGCGCGTTCGAATACTGGTGCAACGTCGACAAGGAAATCGGAGATCGCATTCGCAAGGGAGTGACTGGCAGCTAG
- a CDS encoding TIGR04283 family arsenosugar biosynthesis glycosyltransferase has translation MNSLISVIIPTLNEEQNIGLTIEQTQLAGKCEVIVVDGGSTDATLAKAAAADVVLSSPLGRALQQNSGAEKATGEFLLFLHADCQVVTGFSDAIVNTLSVPDVAAGCFRQDIAHSSQKYRIVERGNTWRVRNLGWIYGDQGLFLKRDLFEKLGGFPAIPLMEDLYFSKQLKREGKLVVADHPLEVSARRWEKNGVARQTLRNWSFVAMSHMGVKPATLAKWYGHVREE, from the coding sequence ATGAACTCACTCATTTCTGTCATCATCCCGACGCTCAATGAAGAGCAGAACATTGGGCTGACCATCGAACAAACTCAACTTGCCGGGAAGTGCGAAGTCATCGTCGTTGACGGTGGAAGCACGGATGCAACACTAGCAAAAGCAGCGGCAGCGGATGTCGTTCTGTCATCTCCTCTCGGTCGCGCCCTTCAGCAAAATTCTGGAGCGGAAAAAGCAACAGGTGAGTTCTTGCTCTTCTTACACGCTGACTGCCAGGTCGTCACAGGCTTCTCAGACGCAATCGTAAATACTCTCTCAGTGCCGGATGTCGCAGCAGGCTGCTTTAGACAGGACATCGCCCATTCGTCACAGAAGTATCGAATTGTAGAACGCGGAAACACTTGGCGCGTCAGAAATCTGGGTTGGATTTACGGCGATCAGGGGCTGTTCTTGAAACGAGATCTTTTCGAGAAACTGGGGGGATTCCCGGCAATCCCGTTGATGGAAGATCTCTACTTTTCGAAGCAACTAAAACGTGAGGGCAAGCTCGTCGTCGCTGATCACCCATTGGAAGTCAGCGCTCGCCGCTGGGAAAAAAATGGAGTCGCCAGACAAACTCTTCGCAACTGGTCATTCGTTGCTATGTCTCACATGGGCGTAAAACCTGCAACATTGGCGAAATGGTACGGTCACGTGAGAGAAGAGTAG
- a CDS encoding cold-shock protein, protein MATGRIRKLTDKGFGFIETDKGDLFFHMSALEGVRFEDLSEGQEVEFERGQGPKGPRAENVNVAG, encoded by the coding sequence ATGGCCACTGGTCGCATCCGTAAACTAACTGACAAAGGTTTTGGATTTATCGAAACAGACAAGGGAGATCTTTTCTTTCACATGTCTGCACTAGAAGGTGTTCGCTTTGAAGACCTTTCCGAAGGACAAGAGGTTGAATTCGAGCGTGGGCAAGGTCCTAAAGGGCCACGCGCTGAGAACGTCAACGTCGCTGGCTAA
- a CDS encoding DUF1553 domain-containing protein: MFCHGPDKATREADLRLDHEQATHERVLVAGQPDKSELFRRITAEDKDEVMPPSDSGRTLTKKEIEVLRHWIQQGGRYEKHWSFIAPVRGELRKVSEPARIENPIDTFVLSRLEEQQLSPSKRADKQTLLRRVTFDLTGLPPTLEELEAFLADDSEDAYERVVDRLLKSPRYGEHMARYWLDTARYADTNGFFDDAERSMWRWRDWVIDAFNENMPFDQFTIEQLAGDLIPDATLNQKIASGFNRNHMITRETGAFEEEYRVEYVVDRVHTTATTWLGLTVACARCHDHKFDPISQKEFFSLFAFFNNVPENGVSKQSGNAVPFLHLPSEDLEQQLSQVNREIAEIEKEVTEIEPKFLEAQSNWEQFSLTHQPKLPAGKLLAHFPLDDNAANDGLLASHAEAVGNVEFEKGFLGQAAKFDGDSVLEFNEPISIDYDTPFSMSAWVKPAGGRPACILSRNDDVKKLRGFDLMIVKNKPIVHLIHQWNHNAISVTTKKGLAGQQWQHLCVTYDGSSSAAGVKIYVDGESQPLEIEFDSLSGSIQTEQPLRVGRRSTSAAFVGLIDDVRLYAEELPKEQVHELFRVQLIDGVASLPRDDRPGYAKKQLRQHFLKTPESAEFREIYEKRKRLLDRYAELKATIPSLMVMQESEQPRETFVLIRGQYDQPGEKVEAGVPAFLPPFSGALPRNRLGFAKWLVDPANPLTARVAVNRYWQQLFGTGLVKSTGDFGSQGQWPSHPQLLDWLAVEYQESGWDTKHLLKLIVMSATYQQESRITKEGWERDPENRLLARGPRFRMDAEVVRDSALAISGLLENRLGGPSVKPYQPAGLWKAVTYGGDLSYVPDYGNGLYRRSLYTFWKRQSPPPALMAFDAPTRETCTVSRPRTNTPMQALVLMNDITYVEAARVLAQQMMELPAVRPADRMVYAFRLATSRKPLDSELAVLQKTFQRQLQRFQNDEQAAVDLLSVGESERAESLDVSQHAAWTIVASMILNLNETITKN, encoded by the coding sequence ATGTTCTGTCACGGTCCCGATAAAGCGACGCGCGAAGCTGATTTGAGGCTGGATCACGAACAGGCGACTCACGAAAGGGTGTTGGTTGCTGGGCAACCTGACAAGAGTGAATTGTTTCGCCGCATTACAGCGGAGGACAAAGACGAAGTGATGCCGCCGAGCGATAGCGGCCGCACGCTGACGAAGAAAGAGATCGAAGTCCTGCGACACTGGATTCAGCAGGGGGGGCGATACGAAAAACACTGGTCATTCATCGCCCCGGTCCGAGGTGAGCTTCGGAAAGTTTCGGAGCCGGCTCGTATTGAAAACCCCATCGACACATTCGTGCTCTCGCGATTAGAAGAACAACAACTCAGTCCATCAAAACGGGCTGACAAGCAGACACTCTTGCGCCGTGTGACATTTGATCTCACCGGGTTGCCGCCGACATTGGAAGAGCTTGAAGCTTTTCTCGCTGACGACTCTGAAGATGCTTACGAGCGTGTTGTCGACCGTCTGTTGAAATCGCCTCGCTACGGTGAACACATGGCACGGTACTGGCTCGACACCGCTCGGTATGCAGACACCAACGGTTTCTTTGACGATGCAGAACGCTCGATGTGGCGTTGGCGAGATTGGGTCATCGATGCTTTCAACGAGAATATGCCATTTGACCAATTTACGATTGAGCAGTTGGCTGGCGATTTGATTCCCGATGCAACTTTAAATCAGAAGATTGCCAGCGGTTTCAACCGCAACCACATGATTACTCGCGAGACCGGAGCGTTTGAAGAGGAGTATCGAGTTGAATATGTCGTTGATCGTGTTCATACGACTGCGACCACTTGGCTGGGGCTGACGGTTGCATGTGCGCGTTGCCACGACCACAAGTTTGATCCCATTTCGCAGAAAGAGTTTTTTAGCCTGTTCGCATTCTTTAACAATGTTCCAGAAAATGGTGTGAGTAAACAGAGTGGGAACGCCGTCCCGTTCTTGCATCTCCCTTCCGAAGATTTAGAGCAACAGCTCTCGCAAGTGAATCGTGAAATCGCCGAGATCGAAAAGGAAGTCACAGAGATCGAACCGAAGTTTCTGGAGGCTCAATCAAACTGGGAACAGTTCTCGCTGACTCATCAACCAAAGTTACCGGCCGGGAAATTGCTGGCTCACTTTCCGTTGGATGACAACGCTGCGAATGATGGTCTCCTCGCCTCTCACGCAGAGGCAGTCGGAAACGTCGAGTTCGAGAAAGGGTTTCTCGGACAAGCTGCGAAATTTGACGGGGACTCCGTTCTCGAATTCAACGAGCCGATCAGCATTGACTACGACACACCATTTTCGATGAGTGCATGGGTCAAGCCGGCGGGAGGTCGTCCTGCGTGCATTCTTTCCAGGAATGACGACGTCAAAAAACTGCGTGGGTTTGATTTGATGATCGTGAAGAACAAGCCGATCGTACATTTGATTCATCAATGGAATCATAATGCGATCAGCGTCACAACGAAAAAAGGGCTTGCCGGTCAGCAGTGGCAGCATCTTTGCGTGACTTACGATGGATCTTCATCGGCTGCTGGTGTGAAGATTTATGTCGATGGGGAATCACAACCGTTGGAGATCGAGTTCGATAGCCTTTCTGGTTCGATTCAAACGGAGCAACCATTACGTGTCGGCCGGCGCAGCACCAGCGCAGCATTTGTCGGTCTGATTGACGACGTGCGGCTGTACGCAGAAGAGCTTCCGAAAGAGCAGGTGCATGAGCTGTTCAGAGTTCAGTTGATCGACGGGGTCGCGAGTCTTCCACGGGACGATCGACCAGGGTATGCCAAGAAGCAACTCCGGCAACACTTTCTCAAGACGCCAGAGTCCGCAGAGTTTCGAGAGATTTACGAAAAGCGAAAGCGGCTGCTCGATCGGTATGCGGAATTGAAGGCCACGATTCCGAGTTTGATGGTGATGCAGGAGAGCGAGCAGCCACGCGAAACCTTCGTGCTGATTCGTGGGCAATACGATCAGCCCGGTGAAAAAGTCGAAGCGGGTGTACCTGCGTTCCTGCCCCCATTTTCAGGCGCTCTGCCGCGTAATCGACTCGGGTTTGCCAAGTGGCTTGTTGATCCGGCAAACCCGTTGACAGCGCGGGTGGCTGTGAATCGCTACTGGCAACAGCTCTTCGGGACAGGACTGGTGAAGTCGACAGGCGACTTCGGATCTCAAGGTCAATGGCCGAGTCACCCTCAATTGCTGGACTGGTTGGCGGTCGAATATCAGGAGAGTGGTTGGGACACAAAGCATTTGCTCAAGTTGATTGTCATGTCAGCAACCTATCAACAGGAGTCGCGAATCACGAAAGAGGGTTGGGAACGTGATCCCGAGAATCGATTGTTGGCACGCGGTCCAAGGTTTCGCATGGATGCTGAAGTTGTACGTGATAGCGCGTTGGCGATTAGTGGGTTGCTAGAGAATCGACTGGGTGGTCCGAGTGTGAAACCGTATCAGCCAGCGGGACTTTGGAAGGCGGTAACCTACGGCGGAGACTTGTCGTATGTTCCAGATTACGGCAACGGTTTGTACCGTCGTAGCCTGTACACGTTCTGGAAGCGTCAAAGTCCACCGCCAGCGCTTATGGCGTTCGACGCACCAACGCGTGAGACCTGCACCGTCAGCCGACCGCGAACTAACACTCCGATGCAGGCTTTAGTGTTGATGAATGATATTACGTATGTCGAAGCGGCGCGTGTCCTGGCTCAACAGATGATGGAGTTGCCAGCAGTTCGCCCTGCCGATCGGATGGTGTATGCGTTCCGGTTGGCGACCTCGCGAAAGCCTCTTGATAGTGAGCTCGCCGTTCTGCAGAAAACCTTTCAGCGTCAACTCCAGCGTTTTCAGAATGACGAACAAGCAGCGGTGGACCTGCTGTCTGTCGGGGAATCCGAGCGAGCTGAATCGTTGGATGTCAGCCAACACGCAGCCTGGACAATCGTCGCCAGTATGATTCTGAATTTGAATGAAACGATTACGAAAAATTAG